The following are from one region of the Chionomys nivalis chromosome 16, mChiNiv1.1, whole genome shotgun sequence genome:
- the Sgk3 gene encoding serine/threonine-protein kinase Sgk3, which yields MQRDCTMDCKESCPSVSIPSSDEHREKKKRFTVYKVLVSVGRSEWFVFRRYAEFDKLYNTLKKQFPAMALKIPAKRIFGDNFDPDFIKQRRAGLNEFIQNLVRYPELYNHPDVRAFLQMDSPRHQSDPSEDEDERSAPKPHSTSQNINLGPTGNPHAKPSDFDFLKVIGKGSFGKVLLAKRKLDGKFYAVKVLQKKIVLNRKEQKHIMAERNVLLKNVKHPFLVGLHYSFQTAEKLYFVLDFVNGGELFFHLQRERSFPEHRARFYAAEIASALGYLHSIKIVYRDLKPENILLDSMGHVVLTDFGLCKEGIAISDTTTTFCGTPEYLAPEVIRKQPYDNTVDWWCLGAVLYEMLYGLPPFYCRDVAEMYDNILHKPLNLRPGVSLTAWSILEELLEKNRQNRLGAKEDFLEIQNHPFFESLSWTDLVQKKIPPPFNPNVAGPDDIRNFDTVFTEEAVPYSVCVSSDYSIVNASVLEADDAFVGFSYAPPSEDLFL from the exons gTTTATAAAGTTCTAGTGTCTGTGGGCAGAAGTGAGTGGTTTGTCTTCAGGAGATATGCAGAGTTTGACAAACTTTACAATACT ttgaaGAAACAGTTTCCTGCTATGGCTCTGAAGATTCCTGCCAAGAGAATATTCGGTGATAATTTTGACCCAG attttattaaacaaagaagAGCAGGACTGAATGAGTTCATTCAGAACTTGGTCAGGTATCCAGAGCTTTACAACCA CCCAGATGTCAGAGCCTTCCTTCAGATGGACAGCCCCAGACACCAGTCAGATCCATCTGAGGATGAGGATGAAAGAAGTGCTCCGAAG CCACACTCTACCTCACAGAACATCAACCTGGGACCAACTGGAAATCCTCA TGCTAAACCAAGtgactttgattttttaaaagttattggaAAGGGCAGCTTTGGCAAG GTTCTCCTTGCAAAACGGAAACTGGATGGGAAATTTTATGCTGTCAAGGTGTTGCAGAAAAAAATAGTTCTCAACAGAAAAGAG cAAAAACATATTATGGCTGAACGCAATGTGCTCTTGAAGAATGTAAAACATCCATTTCTGGTTGGATTGCACTACTCTTTTCAAACAGCCGAAAAGCTTTATTTTGTTCTGGATTTTGTTAATGGAGGGGAG CTGTTTTTTCACTTACAAAGAGAACGGTCTTTTCCTGAACACAGAGCGCGGTTCTACGCTGCTGAAATCGCCAGTGCCTTGGGTTACCTGCACTCCATCAAAATAGTGTACAG AGACTTAAAGCCGGAAAATATTCTTTTGGATTCAATG GGACATGTTGTCTTAACAGATTTCGGGCTTTGCAAAGAAGGAATTGCTATTTCTGATACCACCACCACCTTTTGTGGGACACCAGAG TACCTTGCTCCTGAGGTGATCAGAAAACAGCCCTATGACAACACTGTGGATTGGTGGTGCCTGGGTGCTGTTCTCTACGAGATGCTGTATGGGCTG CCTCCTTTTTATTGCCGAGACGTTGCTGAAATGTATGATAATATTCTTCATAAGCccctgaatttgaggccaggagTGAGTCTCACAGCGTGGTCCATTCTCGAAGAACTCCTAGAAAAAAACAGGCAGAATCGACTTGGTGCCAAAGAAGACTTC CTTGAAATCCAGAATCATCCTTTTTTTGAATCACTCAGCTGGACTGACCTTGTACAGAAAAAGATCCCACCGCCGTTTAACCCTAATGTG GCCGGACCAGACGATATCAGGAACTTCGACACAGTCTTCACGGAAGAGGCGGTCCCCTATTCTGTGTGCGTGTCCTCTGACTACTCTATAGTGAATGCCAGTGTTCTGGAGGCAGACGATGCATTTGTTGGTTTTTCTTACGCCCCTCCTTCAGAAGACTTGTTTTTGTGA